A window of Bufo gargarizans isolate SCDJY-AF-19 chromosome 9, ASM1485885v1, whole genome shotgun sequence contains these coding sequences:
- the HIPK4 gene encoding homeodomain-interacting protein kinase 4, with product MTLLQSKTDCYHVIEELGRGTFGKVLKARKKGTGQLVAIKVIKNDQKRSNVIKNEIKLLNVIRQVDLDASHLVCFYEHFRVQDTFCLVFELLHKNLYEYQKEIRFAPIPLRHIRTITAQVLEALSKLKELSIIHSDLKPENIVLVDQVRYPFRVKIIDFGSASILSDVKHVKEPYIQSRFYRAPEILLGLPFCEKLDMWSLGCIIAELHFGYPLFPGNSEYDQIKYICETQGLPDNYLLNAASKALFFFKYTVDNQRKIRWRMKTEEYQLAPKVKPVERRKYILKSLDQIELLYETNSYYPELEVLAERYDLRNMVELMKRMLTWDSNKRINPNTALRHPFISLQHLKVHYRNSRYYQLSRQCQYDATDHLGLWSLNYYQGLINDITGGEVEKMTEQMNELHIEKAAEEAHLKMTDEAGHADIQLCDLSCFAEPLPPDSRREIVAEQLDNYYTSTTSKAPQYLKSAVCFSNLVFIGKQTPEPAITYDNINISIANTLHLSPCNSNVEAHTTARKPEVSTT from the coding sequence ATGACTCTACTTCAGTCAAAAACCGACTGCTACCATGTAATTGAAGAGCTTGGTAGAGGGACGTTTGGAAAAGTACTGAAAGCTCGGAAAAAGGGAACTGGCCAACTGGTGGCCATTAAGGTGATCAAGAATGATCAGAAGAGGAGCAACGTCATCAAGAATGAGATCAAGCTACTTAATGTGATCAGGCAGGTCGATCTAGATGCATCCCATCTTGTTTGCTTCTATGAACATTTTCGTGTCCAGGATACATTTTGCTTGGTTTTTGAGCTTTTACACAAGAACTTGTATGAATATCAGAAAGAGATCAGATTTGCTCCGATTCCCCTAAGACACATAAGGACCATCACCGCTCAAGTCTTAGAAGCCCTTTCCAAATTAAAAGAGCTCTCTATTATCCACTCAGACCTAAAGCCAGAGAACATAGTTCTGGTTGATCAAGTAAGATATCCATTTAGAGTAAAAATCATTGATTTTGGTTCAGCAAGCATTTTGAGTGATGTGAAACATGTGAAGGAACCATACATACAATCACGTTTCTATAGAGCTCCAGAAATTCTTCTTGGTCTGCCTTTCTGTGAGAAGTTGGATATGTGGTCTCTTGGTTGCATTATCGCTGAGCTTCACTTTGGTTATCCTCTTTTTCCTGGAAACAGCGAGTATGACCAGATCAAATACATCTGCGAGACACAAGGGTTGCCGGACAACTATTTGCTGAATGCGGCTAGTAAAGCCCTCTTCTTCTTCAAGTACACGGTGGACAACCAAAGAAAAATCAGATGGAGGATGAAAACGGAAGAATACCAACTGGCACCCAAAGTGAAACCTGTGGAAAGAAGGAAATATATCTTGAAATCTCTCGACCAAATAGAGCTATTGTATGAAACTAATTCCTATTACCCAGAGCTAGAAGTCCTGGCCGAACGTTATGACCTGAGGAACATGGTAGAGCTTATGAAGAGAATGCTGACCTGGGACTCCAACAAGAGGATAAACCCTAACACGGCTCTTAGGCATCCATTTATTTCTCTCCAGCATTTGAAGGTACACTATAGGAACTCAAGATATTACCAGCTGTCGAGGCAGTGCCAATATGATGCCACAGACCATCTTGGTCTTTGGTCTCTCAACTATTACCAAGGTCTGATAAATGACATTACTGGTGGAGAGGTCGAAAAGATGACAGAGCAGATGAACGAGCTCCACATTGAAAAGGCTGCTGAAGAAGCTCACTTGAAGATGACAGATGAAGCAGGCCATGCAGACATACAGCTATGTGATTTATCATGTTTCGCTGAACCCCTTCCCCCAGATTCAAGAAGGGAGATTGTAGCAGAACAGTTGGATAATTATTACACCTCAACAACGTCTAAGGCTCCTCAGTACTTAAAGTCAGCGGTGTGTTTTTCAAATCTAGTTTTCATTGGAAAGCAAACCCCAGAACCTGCAATCACATATGATAACATCAACATCTCCATCGCCAACACTCTTCATTTATCTCCATGCAATTCAAACGTAGAAGCCCATACTACTGCACGGAAACCAGAGGTGAGCACAACGTGA